CTCACCCAAAAGACATCAATTGGCAACCCTTTGCCATCGACTTTGTTATAGAATCTACAGGTAAGTTTAAAACCAAATCAGAATTAAATCATCACATAAAAAATGGTGCGAAACGTGTCATTTTAAGCGTCCCGCCAATAGATGACGACATAAAAACCATTGTATTAGGTGTAAACACCAATGAAGTTGATGGCAGTGAAACCATCATTTCAAATGCTTCATGCACCACCAATAATGCAGCCCCCATGATTGATATTATCAATAAGCTTTGTGGTATCGATCAGGCCTACATAACCACGGTTCACTCCTACACAACCGATCAAAGTTTACATGATGTACCACACCGTGATTTACGCAGGTCGCGAGCAGCAGCCCAATCTATTGTACCAACCACAACTGGAGCTGCAAAAGCACTCACTAAAATTTTTCCTGAAATTTCAAATGTTATTGGAGGCTGCGGCATTCGTGTTCCAGTAATTAATGGCTCGCTTACAGATATTACTTTTAATGTAAAAAAAACCGTTTCTCCCGAGGATATTAACCGTGCCTTTAAGGAGGCCTCGCAAAATCAGTATAAAAACATTCTTGAATATACCGAAGATGCCATTGTTTCTATAGATGTTGTTGGCAACACCCATTCGTGTATTTTCGATGCTCAAATGACTTCTGTAATAGGAAATATGGTTAAAATAATTGGCTGGTATGACAATGAAACCGGCTATTCTAAAAGAATAATTGATTTAATTTGTTATTTGTCGGAAAAAGAAACTCCTACTCCGTAAAAAGTTTATATTTGTTTTGAATACCAAACGTCATGACAAAATTTAAGACCTACCTTTACATTATCGTATTGCTCTTGAACACAAGAGTCTCGGCGCAAGTAACCATTGAACAAGACCCTGAAATTGTTCAAAACAATATCAATTACCGCATTAGTCAATCGGAAACCGAACTAGAAAACTACCATTATTACAACGCCCAAAAAAACCTAGACGAAGCGCTAGAACTTGCCGAAAAAGTCGGTAACAAAAAAAGTGTAGGCGTTATTTATGCTTTAAAAGGCCGTTTACAACTTATTATACAACAGGAAAACAAAGCTTTAAAATCACTAAACAAAGCCATTGAAATACAGCGCATTATAAACGACAATAAAAATTTAGGCACCTCGTATAAAATTTACGGTGATGTTTATTTTTCTAAACAAGATTACTACGCAGCTTTAGATTATTACACCGCAGCAAAATCTAAATTTCAAGAAGAAAACTTAAACCTAGAACTTGCCGAAACCCTCTTACACGAAGGTAAAGTATATTTTCAATTAAGAAATTACAAAAAATCACGAGACGTTACGGAACAAGCCTTAGCCATTTCTAAACATTATGATTTTTATAAAATACAAAGTGAAGCTTTAAACAATCATGCCATTATTTACAGCAAACTTGGCAACACCGAAAAAGCCATTGTTTCAGCTTTAGAAGCTTTAAATATTGCCAACACTCATAACTTCACGAATATTAAAAATGATAGTTATTTGATAATTAGTGACTTGTACAACAGTATAGGCAATTACAAGCTTTCAAGAAAATATTTAAAAGATCACTTAAAACTCTCGGATTCCATTCGTAGTTTAAGTAGACACTATTCGACTAACAGCCAGGAAACACAGTACCTTCTTAATGAAGAAATTGAAAAAAACAACGAGATTGTTGAAAAGTTAGAAAAAGCTGAAGAAGATAAAAACTTAGGTACACTCATTTCTATTTTGAGTGTGGCATTAATTACCATACTTTCCCTTTTAACATTATCCCTGTATAAAAACAATAACATACGACTTAAAACAAACACCATGCTCCATAAAAAAAATGGAGAATTAATAATAGCTAAAGAAAAAGCAGAACTGGCTTCTAAAACAAAGGCAAATTTCCTTTCTACGGTAACTCACGAACTCCGAACGCCTTTATATGCGGTAACAGGACTAAGCAATATGCTGCTTGAGGAAAACCCTAAACCGGAACAAATACCGCATCTTAAATCCTTGAAGTTTTCGGGAGATTATTTACTCACTTTTATAAACGACATCCTTCAAATTAACAAAATTGAAGCCAACAAAGTCGATATTGAGCCCGAACCATTCAATTTAAAAAAGAAAATCACCAATATTATTTTGGCTTTAAACAACTCGGCCGAAGACAACGAAATTAAAATTCATTTCGTTTACGCTCAGGATTTAGCTGAAA
This genomic interval from Tamlana carrageenivorans contains the following:
- the gap gene encoding type I glyceraldehyde-3-phosphate dehydrogenase translates to MIRVAINGFGRIGRRVFRLLQEQDNIEVVAINDLSDTKTLTHLLKYDSVHGIFKGEFASDETHIIYNGKKIPLTNAPHPKDINWQPFAIDFVIESTGKFKTKSELNHHIKNGAKRVILSVPPIDDDIKTIVLGVNTNEVDGSETIISNASCTTNNAAPMIDIINKLCGIDQAYITTVHSYTTDQSLHDVPHRDLRRSRAAAQSIVPTTTGAAKALTKIFPEISNVIGGCGIRVPVINGSLTDITFNVKKTVSPEDINRAFKEASQNQYKNILEYTEDAIVSIDVVGNTHSCIFDAQMTSVIGNMVKIIGWYDNETGYSKRIIDLICYLSEKETPTP
- a CDS encoding ATP-binding protein — encoded protein: MTKFKTYLYIIVLLLNTRVSAQVTIEQDPEIVQNNINYRISQSETELENYHYYNAQKNLDEALELAEKVGNKKSVGVIYALKGRLQLIIQQENKALKSLNKAIEIQRIINDNKNLGTSYKIYGDVYFSKQDYYAALDYYTAAKSKFQEENLNLELAETLLHEGKVYFQLRNYKKSRDVTEQALAISKHYDFYKIQSEALNNHAIIYSKLGNTEKAIVSALEALNIANTHNFTNIKNDSYLIISDLYNSIGNYKLSRKYLKDHLKLSDSIRSLSRHYSTNSQETQYLLNEEIEKNNEIVEKLEKAEEDKNLGTLISILSVALITILSLLTLSLYKNNNIRLKTNTMLHKKNGELIIAKEKAELASKTKANFLSTVTHELRTPLYAVTGLSNMLLEENPKPEQIPHLKSLKFSGDYLLTFINDILQINKIEANKVDIEPEPFNLKKKITNIILALNNSAEDNEIKIHFVYAQDLAENFIADQLKISQILINLIGNSIKFTKGGDIWIRVYKVDQVDKIYTLRFEIEDNGIGISQEKQDHMFESFSQGSIQINRKYGGTGLGLSIVKGLIDILKGKIYVKSELNKGTTFYFEIPLEYTTVEEALESKSNYSEIDKTALDLSNVKILVVEDNKINQMITRKILSKMDLSCDVIDNGEEAIEMIRNNDYNIILMDIHMPGISGIEATKRIREFDKDLTIFALTAVTIEDKMQEFEDAGFTDIIPKPFKQDEFEKKLYNALALKKTRSSNA